Proteins from one Xenorhabdus griffiniae genomic window:
- a CDS encoding phage portal protein, producing the protein MWPFKRKAPETRSMTIDDFLSLAGTSNTKSGEHVSPSTAEGLPAVMNAVTVISEAVATMPCYLYRVRHQNGKESREWLSDHPVDYLLNECPNDCQTPFQFKRTLMRHCLLNGNAYAVIVWGRDGQPQSLHPYPPSAVVAQRLSDHRFTYTITEPYSGKVKTYLQEEVLHLRYATEDGFLGRSPVTICRETLGLGLAQQRHGASIMKEGMMAAGVIKSADWLDGLKGNKALEALERYKGARNAGKTPILEGGMEYQQLGMSNQDAEWLASRRFTIEDIARMFNVSPIFLQEYSNSTYSNFSEASRAFLIITMRPWLANFEQQIKSALLMTSPTRGIRYQVEFDTADLLRANPKERFQSYETAIKSGVMCPNEAREREGLSPREGGDEFSQAWKQTVEVKKQPEGKE; encoded by the coding sequence ATGTGGCCTTTTAAGCGAAAAGCCCCAGAAACGCGCAGCATGACCATTGATGATTTTCTTTCTCTGGCAGGCACATCTAACACCAAATCGGGTGAGCATGTTTCACCCTCGACAGCCGAAGGCCTGCCCGCGGTGATGAATGCCGTCACGGTGATTAGTGAAGCCGTGGCGACCATGCCTTGTTACCTGTATCGGGTTCGGCACCAGAACGGCAAAGAGTCCCGTGAATGGCTCAGTGATCACCCCGTAGATTATTTGCTCAATGAATGCCCGAATGACTGCCAGACGCCTTTTCAGTTTAAGCGCACCCTGATGCGTCATTGCTTACTCAATGGTAATGCCTATGCCGTGATAGTCTGGGGGCGGGATGGTCAGCCGCAATCCTTACACCCTTACCCGCCGTCGGCGGTGGTAGCACAACGGCTATCCGATCACCGATTCACCTATACCATCACCGAACCTTATAGCGGCAAAGTGAAAACCTATCTGCAAGAAGAAGTGTTGCATTTACGCTATGCCACCGAAGATGGCTTTTTAGGTCGCTCACCTGTCACTATTTGCCGTGAGACATTGGGCTTAGGGCTGGCACAACAGCGCCACGGCGCAAGCATTATGAAAGAGGGCATGATGGCGGCGGGCGTGATTAAATCCGCTGACTGGCTGGATGGACTCAAGGGCAATAAGGCACTGGAAGCCCTCGAACGTTACAAAGGTGCCCGTAATGCTGGCAAAACGCCCATTCTTGAGGGCGGGATGGAATACCAGCAATTAGGCATGAGCAACCAAGATGCCGAATGGCTGGCCTCTCGTCGCTTCACGATTGAAGATATTGCCCGGATGTTCAATGTCAGCCCTATCTTCCTGCAAGAGTACTCAAACAGTACCTACAGCAACTTTAGCGAAGCGTCCCGCGCTTTTCTGATTATTACCATGCGCCCGTGGCTTGCCAACTTTGAGCAACAAATCAAATCGGCCTTGCTGATGACATCACCAACAAGAGGCATTCGCTACCAAGTCGAATTTGATACCGCTGACCTGCTTCGCGCCAATCCGAAAGAACGCTTCCAGAGTTATGAGACGGCGATTAAATCCGGTGTGATGTGCCCGAATGAAGCCCGTGAACGGGAAGGCTTATCCCCCCGTGAAGGGGGCGATGAATTCAGTCAGGCATGGAAGCAAACGGTAGAAGTGAAGAAACAACCGGAGGGCAAGGAATGA
- a CDS encoding HNH endonuclease signature motif containing protein → MKLITKSYLNECFNYDEKNGELSWKERPQCHFSSLKGWRIFNHKFSGKKVSLAKNTGGYLGVTLDGKKYKQHRIIWVLHYGVIETGLQVDHINHDRTDNRMKNLRLVTHQENIKNLKLKNTNTSGYVGVTRHGKRWKAQIQSPQGRKHIGCYDTPHDAHQSYEMEKKKYGFHKNHGIAQ, encoded by the coding sequence ATGAAGCTAATCACAAAAAGCTATCTCAATGAATGTTTTAACTACGACGAAAAAAATGGCGAGCTGAGTTGGAAAGAGAGGCCTCAGTGCCATTTTTCCTCATTGAAAGGCTGGCGAATATTCAATCATAAATTCTCAGGTAAGAAAGTAAGTTTAGCTAAAAATACTGGCGGCTACTTAGGTGTCACCCTTGATGGCAAAAAATATAAGCAACATCGAATAATTTGGGTGCTTCATTACGGAGTTATAGAAACTGGCTTACAGGTCGATCATATCAATCATGACAGAACTGATAATCGAATGAAGAACCTACGACTGGTTACCCATCAAGAAAATATTAAAAACTTGAAACTAAAAAATACAAACACTTCTGGCTATGTCGGTGTAACTCGTCACGGAAAACGATGGAAAGCACAGATTCAATCACCACAAGGCAGGAAGCATATTGGTTGTTATGACACACCTCATGATGCTCACCAATCTTATGAAATGGAGAAAAAGAAGTATGGTTTCCATAAAAATCACGGGATAGCACAATGA
- a CDS encoding head-tail connector protein encodes MPDIEIPLNEIKQHCRIDESNTLEDELLKGYAGAALEVCQQHIGKRFGEGLVFSPAIKVGCLLYIGLLYENRAMETEAELKEVPFTIKSLWSVYRDVGVY; translated from the coding sequence ATGCCTGATATCGAAATCCCCCTGAATGAAATCAAACAACATTGCCGGATAGACGAAAGCAATACGCTTGAAGATGAACTGCTTAAGGGCTATGCCGGGGCTGCATTGGAAGTTTGCCAGCAACATATCGGTAAACGATTTGGTGAAGGCTTGGTATTCAGCCCTGCTATTAAAGTGGGCTGCTTACTCTATATCGGCTTGCTGTATGAGAATCGGGCGATGGAAACGGAAGCAGAACTTAAAGAGGTGCCTTTTACCATTAAATCCCTGTGGTCTGTCTATCGTGATGTAGGAGTCTACTGA
- a CDS encoding HK97 family phage prohead protease has protein sequence MNDIELRTADFSINEKKITGYAVRWMDNSQLLFGEFIERFDKSAFAACLTNNADIRFLWEHDHASLLGRTTSKTLTVSADDTGLRFELVLPDTQLGRDALTMINRGDIEGVSFGFRAIKDQWDVGQEPYIRTVLVAELREISLTSIPAYPTSSVEIAKRSLNAVKPNNADLRHYWLQLSEV, from the coding sequence ATGAATGATATTGAATTAAGAACGGCTGACTTTTCAATTAATGAGAAAAAGATCACCGGTTACGCCGTGCGCTGGATGGATAATTCACAATTGCTGTTTGGTGAATTTATTGAACGATTCGATAAAAGCGCCTTTGCTGCCTGTTTAACTAATAATGCAGATATTCGTTTCTTGTGGGAACACGACCATGCTTCATTGCTGGGTAGAACAACATCTAAAACGCTGACCGTGAGTGCAGACGATACCGGGTTACGCTTTGAACTGGTGTTACCTGATACGCAATTGGGGCGTGATGCGCTCACCATGATTAATCGGGGCGACATAGAAGGCGTTAGCTTTGGATTCAGGGCAATCAAAGATCAATGGGATGTCGGTCAAGAACCCTATATCAGAACTGTTCTGGTAGCAGAGCTTAGGGAAATCAGTCTGACCAGCATTCCGGCCTATCCGACAAGCAGTGTTGAGATTGCCAAGCGCTCATTAAACGCAGTCAAGCCCAACAATGCTGATTTGCGTCATTACTGGCTGCAACTGTCCGAGGTGTAA
- a CDS encoding phage head closure protein, with amino-acid sequence MRAGALRHRITLQNFTQIKLPSGQRMQEWQDVATVWAEIRHINGRELLASGAVFTEATVRIWLRYRADITTANRIFYQGDSTQGQFFDIVMVIPDPKRTQLELLCKGGVKYA; translated from the coding sequence ATGAGAGCAGGAGCATTAAGACATCGCATTACATTGCAGAACTTCACCCAGATCAAATTACCGTCAGGTCAACGTATGCAGGAATGGCAGGATGTCGCGACCGTCTGGGCGGAGATCAGGCACATTAACGGGCGGGAATTGCTCGCCTCTGGTGCAGTGTTCACCGAAGCCACCGTGCGTATCTGGCTGCGTTACCGTGCTGATATCACCACCGCAAATCGTATCTTCTATCAGGGTGACAGTACTCAAGGTCAATTTTTCGACATTGTGATGGTTATTCCCGATCCGAAACGAACTCAGTTAGAACTGCTTTGCAAGGGAGGTGTGAAATATGCCTGA
- a CDS encoding phage terminase small subunit P27 family: MARAPKPPEYLNDIAAQQWKSKAKILNEREDLSPADWNNLELYCVNYAIYRKAVEDIEVRGFAVEGSRGAATSNPSLKAKADAEKIMIKMSSLLGFDPVSRRRNPVESDEPDDLDVLMA, translated from the coding sequence ATGGCAAGAGCACCCAAACCCCCTGAGTATTTAAATGATATCGCCGCGCAGCAATGGAAATCGAAAGCCAAAATCCTCAATGAACGGGAAGATCTCAGCCCGGCGGACTGGAACAACTTAGAACTCTATTGCGTCAACTATGCGATTTACCGTAAAGCCGTTGAAGACATTGAAGTGCGCGGGTTCGCAGTGGAAGGTTCACGCGGTGCAGCGACCAGTAACCCATCACTGAAAGCGAAGGCCGATGCCGAAAAAATCATGATAAAAATGTCCTCACTGTTGGGCTTTGATCCGGTATCCCGCCGCCGAAATCCGGTAGAAAGCGATGAACCCGACGATTTAGATGTGCTGATGGCCTGA
- a CDS encoding HNH endonuclease signature motif containing protein, which produces MPWQPLKRCTYPSCRERVTSGRCEQHKREARRQQDSKRGTRTARGYSNRWGKYRLMYLKANPLCVICLKASTYTPATIVDHIIPIDGDSDVLFWPESNHQALCHGCHNCKTVQTDPITKQKRKNGEYRELEAKAARHRGWLVAE; this is translated from the coding sequence ATGCCGTGGCAACCATTAAAACGCTGTACTTATCCGAGTTGTCGTGAGCGGGTAACGTCTGGTCGCTGTGAGCAGCACAAACGGGAAGCCAGACGACAGCAGGACAGTAAGCGAGGAACCCGAACAGCACGCGGTTATAGCAACCGATGGGGTAAATATCGGTTGATGTATTTGAAAGCGAATCCCTTATGTGTGATTTGCCTGAAAGCCAGTACCTACACACCTGCAACCATCGTGGATCACATTATCCCGATAGACGGTGACAGTGATGTGCTGTTCTGGCCTGAATCCAACCATCAAGCCCTGTGTCATGGTTGCCATAACTGTAAGACCGTGCAGACAGATCCCATCACCAAGCAGAAGCGCAAGAACGGTGAGTATCGGGAACTGGAAGCAAAAGCGGCCAGGCATCGAGGCTGGTTAGTTGCAGAATGA